The following proteins are encoded in a genomic region of Cryptomeria japonica chromosome 11, Sugi_1.0, whole genome shotgun sequence:
- the LOC131078054 gene encoding linamarin synthase 1 gives MESMLSTADKSVPPITCIVSDSFVSCTLEVAKYLGVPRVVFWTCGTANSIVQANANFLVSQGHIPVKEEDFNSKEKFITCLPGKLPPIRPTDIVSFFREKHISEIIYSVYLYESRIQNIADYVLVNTFEELEGGKDAQMGFSVNGCPALAIGPVFLPNFLQGRNSMYSMWEEDKTCFQWLDAQPQGSILYVSFGSIAIKSERQLHELALGLEACGYPFLWVLRSDIAEGKSVDLPEVFKDRTKDRSLIVNWTNQLKVLPHSSLGGFLTHNGWNSTMEAISMGVLLIGWPYFADQFIDCRFVKDIWKFGLDFEGVDIDEFKLVTKEVIESTIRNLIESCIVRELKENVVRLKKVASKAVMEGGTSYTNLNTFVEDM, from the exons ATGGAAAGTATGTTAAGTACAGCAGATAAGTCTGTCCCACCAATCACCTGCATTGTTTCTGATAGCTTCGTCTCTTGCACATTAGAGGTAGCTAAATATCTGGGGGTGCCAAGAGTTGTCTTCTGGACTTGTGGTACTGCTAATTCAATAGTTCAGGCAAACGCTAACTTTCTAGTTTCTCAGGGCCATATTCCTGTCAAAG AGGAGGACTTCAACTCTAAAGAGAAATTCATCACATGCCTTCCTGGAAAACTCCCACCGATCAGGCCAACTGACATCGTCTCTTTCTTCCGTGAAAAACATATCTCTGAAATAATTTACAGTGTATATCTCTACGAATCCCGCATCCAAAATATAGCAGACTACGTGCTAGTCAACACTTTTGAGGAGTTGGAAGGAGGCAAAGATGCACAAATGGGTTTCAGCGTTAATGGATGCCCAGCTCTGGCAATTGGCCCTGTGTTTCTTCCTAATTTCCTACAAGGTAGGAATTCCATGTACAGCATGTGGGAAGAGGATAAAACGTGCTTTCAGTGGCTAGACGCTCAACCGCAGGGGTCTATATTATATGTTTCCTTTGGAAGCATTGCTATAAAATCTGAAAGGCAATTGCATGAGTTGGCTCTTGGACTAGAGGCTTGTGGGTATCCGTTTTTATGGGTCCTCAGATCAGATATAGCAGAAGGTAAGTCTGTTGATTTACCTGAGGTCTTCAAGGATCGAACCAAGGATCGATCTCTTATCGTTAATTGGACGAATCAGTTGAAG GTACTTCCTCACTCTTCTCTTGGAGGATTCCTTACCCACAATGGGTGGAACTCTACTATGGAGGCAATTTCTATGGGAGTTCTTCTGATTGGATGGCCTTATTTTGCTGATCAATTTATTGATTGTCGATTTGTAAAAGACATTTGGAAATTTGGCTTAGACTTTGAGGGTGTGGATATAGATGAATTCAAATTGGTGACAAAAGAGGTGATAGAGAGCACAATAAGAAATCTAATTGAAAGTTGTATTGTAAGGGAATTGAAAGAAAATGTTGTAAGGTTGAAGAAGGTAGCAAGTAAAGCAGTGATGGAAGGAGGAACTTCTTATACAAATTTGAACACTTTTGTAGAGGATATGTAA